TTTACGAAGCGTTGGATGTGCTTATGTATCAGATAAACCAAAAATCCATAAAAGTTGAAAATACTGTTAGTGAGGAGATTGTGATAAAGGGAAACTATAATCTCCTACTTCAGGTCTTTACAAACATCATACTGAACTCAATTCAGGCTATAAGCGGAGTAAATGGTAGGATAAAGATAGGAAGTGTTGATTGCTCTAGTGATGGGTGTGTGATGGTATTTGTTGAGGATAACGGTGTAGGAATACCTAAGGACATACAGGAGAAGATTTTTGATCCTTTCTTTACAACAAAACCTAATGGTACTGGTCTAGGGCTTTCTATATCTCAGAAGATTGTTATGGAACACGGGGGAGTTGTGAAAGTTAAAAGTGAGGAAGGTAAGGGAACTAAGGTGATGATTTTCCTACCCTATGATGCTAAACAGAAGATCTCATGATCATTTCTATTTTCTTGGTGTTTCTGTTATACATTTCTACTAGTAAGTTGTATCTCATAGCATTTTTTGTGAAATCTACCATCTCCTTGTCTATATCCACACCGTTTTTGTCATTTCTGTAAAACGTGTCATAGTCAATAGTGATTCTAGGCTTCACGGTGCGGTAGTCTATTACTTCTTCAAAAGGTATGTGCTTTTCGTGGGTTAGTCTAGCTGGATACTTAGGTTTCTTTTCGGAATCTAGGGCTCTTTTAAGTTGAGATTCAAATGATACCTCAGCTCTTCTGAACCCTGGAGTATCAGCATTAGCTATATTGTCAGCTATTACGTTGTGTCTCACTACTACTGCATTCAGTCCTCTTTTTATTATGTCTATCAGCTTACCATCTTTGGTTGATGTTGAGAATATCACACTAGAATTCTCGTGAATTTTTTAGGGAATTTTAACTTTTGTGAGAGCAAGCTAACCTTTCCAAGATAGGAATTTTTAAGTAGAGTTATTTATTTCTAACACCGCTACGAGTTATGAGAGGGATTATGAGAAACATAGCTATTATTTCTATCAGGATTGCTAAGTAGATGATCAGATTTTTGTTTATCTCGTAGATATACCCTGCTATTGAGTTACCTAGTGCTAGGCTTAATCCTAGTATGGTGTTGAATATGCCATAAAACGTTCCTCTCTCTGCTAAAGATACATTATCTCCGACATAAGCTCTAACTACTGTTTCATAGGATGACATTATTACTCCCCAGAGAAGTAGTGCGATCACGAGGAGAAGTATGTTGTTTGATAGTCCAAATGCTACAGTTATTGATATAGCTATTGGTAGAAACGTCATAACCTTTATTCCAAATTTATCGTAGAGAATTCCTATTGGCACTGCAACCAGTGCATCTAGAACCATGACAAGAGAGTAGATAAGAGGAATGAGAGTGTCACTTATGAGTTTAGTTTTTACTGCGTGGAAGCTTAAGATCGGAAATCCAATAAATCCTAAGCTTGTTAGGAATATAAAAGCAAGGTATAGATATACTGAGGTGTTGCTTCTGGAATTGTTAGAGAGTTCTTCCTTTGATACTTCAACGGCTATCTTTTTTGAATAGTTTTTTGCTACTATTATTGCACCTACCATGAGTAAGAAAGGAATGAAAAGAACGAGAAATGAGTTTTTATATCCAAGTCCTAGTAGTAGAAGGTAGAACAGAGCGGGTCCAGCAACAGCTCCTAGTTGATCTGCAGTTTCATGAATTCCAAAAGTGAGTCCTTTACCTAGGTTTTTTGAGTATATTGATATTATGGTATCTTTAGCAGGAGATCTTATGGCTTTACCTATTCTTTCCATTATTATCAGTGTTCCAGCAACAAGCCAGTAGTCAGCGAATGCAAGAAGTGGTATTGAAGCTATAGCTCCATAACCTATGTATACAAAGGACCAGTATTTTCTTGTTCTGTCAATGATTGCTCCCGCAAAGATTCTTAAGAAGTATCCTAGGAATTCTCCTATTCCAAATACTAACCCGATCGCAAAAGCATTAGCTCCTAAGTATCCAAGATAGGGGCCCATTACACCTCTAGCAGTCTCATAAACCATGTCAGCAAAAAGACTAACTACTCCCATGAGTATGATGAACCTTATTATAGCTCTTTTTTCTTGCTCAAGTATCATAACCCCTTTCAGACACTGTTATTTATGAACCTTTGATATTCCTTTTTTGAGTTTTTGACACAATATTCTTTGAGTTGTATAGGCAAAGTCAAATTAAATTTTAGCTTTTCAGTAAATCCAGTTTTTCCTGAGTAAACAGACACAACTCTAATTACCATTTACTAATTCTTCTTGATTCTGGTAGTATTGTAATTATGTAATATCTCTTTACGGTAGGCATTCTAGGCACTTAAAATATTTCCAGTTCCGACAGGAATTGAGAAGTAGAAAAACTTTTAATCCTAGCTTTGAGTTCTGTTGGTTCTACCAGTTTCTTAGCGAGATCTAGAGATCTAATTTTGATATAGTCAAGAACTTGTAGTATAATAATTTGTGGTAGTATTGGGGGTATAGTATGATTAAAGTAAAAATAGCTATTGTAATTACATTGGTCTTAATTTTTGGTAGTAGAGGTTTTTGTGAAATTGTTGTTATTTCCTCAATGAAGGGCTATTCCCATATATATCAGGAGCAGACACAGTTTTTCTCAGATATACTTTTGGAGGTTTATGGTGGTAATAAATATGGAGGTGGGCTTGTACTGTCACCTCAATCTCACGGGGCGTTATCCAATATATCTGTAAATGTTGAGAAGGTTGAGTTCTTTGTTAATGTTTTAGGGTTGTTTAAGGTTACTTATTGGTATGGTAACAAAGAACATCTTGGTTATGTTTCAAGTTTCCAGACAAGGTTTTATCAGCTAGATAGGGATCTTGACTTAAGAGGGTGGCATAGCATTGATGGAACAGGAATAGGTTTTGATATCCCTCTACTTCAGGAGGCTCTCTCTGTCAGCCCGTATTTTTATAGAAATTCCAGAGGTGATGATGGGGCAGGGTCGGTGGGGTTGAAGATAGTTGGGAGGTATAGAGATGTAATGTTGTCAGTGTTCGCCGGAGCGTCAGAGAATGTGTTCAGAGCTGGAGCTGAACTTAGAACCTTTTTTAGACACTTGAATGCTGGTATTGTTGTTGGAATTGACAGATTGCCCTTTACCAATTTCTCAATAAATGTGGAAAATATATAT
This region of Brevinematia bacterium genomic DNA includes:
- the flgB gene encoding flagellar basal body rod protein FlgB; its protein translation is MIFSTSTKDGKLIDIIKRGLNAVVVRHNVIADNIANADTPGFRRAEVSFESQLKRALDSEKKPKYPARLTHEKHIPFEEVIDYRTVKPRITIDYDTFYRNDKNGVDIDKEMVDFTKNAMRYNLLVEMYNRNTKKIEMIMRSSV
- a CDS encoding MFS transporter, which codes for MILEQEKRAIIRFIILMGVVSLFADMVYETARGVMGPYLGYLGANAFAIGLVFGIGEFLGYFLRIFAGAIIDRTRKYWSFVYIGYGAIASIPLLAFADYWLVAGTLIIMERIGKAIRSPAKDTIISIYSKNLGKGLTFGIHETADQLGAVAGPALFYLLLLGLGYKNSFLVLFIPFLLMVGAIIVAKNYSKKIAVEVSKEELSNNSRSNTSVYLYLAFIFLTSLGFIGFPILSFHAVKTKLISDTLIPLIYSLVMVLDALVAVPIGILYDKFGIKVMTFLPIAISITVAFGLSNNILLLVIALLLWGVIMSSYETVVRAYVGDNVSLAERGTFYGIFNTILGLSLALGNSIAGYIYEINKNLIIYLAILIEIIAMFLIIPLITRSGVRNK